The following proteins come from a genomic window of Larimichthys crocea isolate SSNF chromosome III, L_crocea_2.0, whole genome shotgun sequence:
- the ppp1r1c gene encoding protein phosphatase 1 regulatory subunit 1C isoform X2, which translates to MEPSSPKKIQFDVPPLQGQLDPQAAEHIRRRRPTPATLQIYRQPGTDVGDQHNASGDSQASDGAQRKQSTYAPPTMKELQLGVEQHLLGAGLCETDGQLSPITAQLYANATLWDNHNGPEETNGNEVS; encoded by the exons ATGGAGCCCAGCAGTCCCAAGAAGATCCAGTTTGATGTGCCTCCGCTGCAGGGACAGCTGGACCCACAGGCCGCCGAACAT ATCCGTCGCAGAAGACCAACTCCTGCCACTCTGCAGATCTACAGACAACCTGGCAcag ATGTTGGAGATCAACACAATGCCAGCGGAGACTCGCAG GCTTCAGATGGTGCTCAGAGGAAGCAGAGCACCTACGCCCCGCCCACCATGAAAG AGCTTCAACTGGGGGTGGAGCAACACCTGCTCGGGGCGGGGCTCTGTGAGACAGATGGCCAGCTGAGCCCAATCACGGCACAGCTCTATGCCAACGCCACCCTGTGGGACAATCACAATGGGCCAGAGGAAACCAATGGGAATGAG gtaagCTGA
- the LOC109138212 gene encoding bZIP transcription factor 18-like — translation MNTENQNAEDQNTDGPGQTTSKSGPVFLGLSRCDNCYKHKAISWKGVDGESSSSEGSGAEVESEEEESSSSSSCSEKDSSEILEESETEKPSLESGDSEETSEVQEDKSSTKAATQRAPLVKSFSLPASFTPRLTPLSLLPRPQTIVSTLNLQVEKHDLDAFHIVKQQLTEEEERTEGGRGGINNQRSKPTLQERQLSYQYQQQPHQHFYQHQQQQQPQHFSPLSAQGQMLPPPLHTLPVLHHPTLNAAQRYPHPQPCMYCSSMQLPHSPHCSNGQLHR, via the exons ATGAACACAGAGAACCAGAACGCAGAGGACCAGAACACTGACGGTCCAGGACAAACAACG TCTAAATCAGGCCCTGTTTTCCTCGGCCTGTCTCGCTGTGACAACTGCTACAAACATAAGGCCATCTCTTGGAAGGGGGTCGATGGCGAGTCCAGCTCTTCAGAAGGCTCTGGAGCAGAGGTGgagtcagaagaagaagagtctagctccagcagcagctgctctgaGAAGGATTCATCAGAAATACTTGAGGAGTCTGAAACAGAGAAACCCTCTCTTGAATCTGGAGACAGTGAGGAGACGTCGGAGGTCCAGGAAGATAAAAGCAGCACGAAGGCAGCGACCCAAAGAGCTCCACTTGTCAAGTCTTTCTCCCTGCCGGCCTCTTTCACTCCTCGCCTCACTCCTCTGTCCCTCCTGCCCCGGCCTCAAACTATCGTCTCCACCCTCAACCTACAGGTCGAGAAACACGACCTGGATGCTTTCCACATCGTAAAACAACAGctgactgaggaggaggagagaacgGAGGGAGGGCGAGGAGGAATCAACAATCAGAGGTCAAAACCGACATTACAGGAACGCCAGCTGTCATACCAgtaccaacaacaaccacatcAGCACTTTTATCAacaccagcaacaacaacaaccgcaacacttctctcctctctcggcTCAGGGTCAAATGTTACCACCACCCCTgcacacacttcctgtgttaCACCACCCGACACTCAACGCAGCTCAAAGATATCCCCATCCACAGCCATGCATGTACTGCAGCAGTATGCAGCTTCCTCACTCTCCACACTGCAGTAATGGACAGTTACACAGATAA
- the ppp1r1c gene encoding protein phosphatase 1 regulatory subunit 1C isoform X3, whose translation MEPSSPKKIQFDVPPLQGQLDPQAAEHIRRRRPTPATLQIYRQPGTDVGDQHNASGDSQASDGAQRKQSTYAPPTMKGKLKSPVPEEDEEEANPQDE comes from the exons ATGGAGCCCAGCAGTCCCAAGAAGATCCAGTTTGATGTGCCTCCGCTGCAGGGACAGCTGGACCCACAGGCCGCCGAACAT ATCCGTCGCAGAAGACCAACTCCTGCCACTCTGCAGATCTACAGACAACCTGGCAcag ATGTTGGAGATCAACACAATGCCAGCGGAGACTCGCAG GCTTCAGATGGTGCTCAGAGGAAGCAGAGCACCTACGCCCCGCCCACCATGAAAG gtaagCTGAAAAGTCCTGTAcccgaggaggacgaggaggaagccAACCCTCAGGACGAGTGA
- the ppp1r1c gene encoding protein phosphatase 1 regulatory subunit 1C isoform X1, producing the protein MEPSSPKKIQFDVPPLQGQLDPQAAEHIRRRRPTPATLQIYRQPGTDVGDQHNASGDSQASDGAQRKQSTYAPPTMKELQLGVEQHLLGAGLCETDGQLSPITAQLYANATLWDNHNGPEETNGNEASLLLANQERGVAESNSSGELSCDHKKEASSPDSVSR; encoded by the exons ATGGAGCCCAGCAGTCCCAAGAAGATCCAGTTTGATGTGCCTCCGCTGCAGGGACAGCTGGACCCACAGGCCGCCGAACAT ATCCGTCGCAGAAGACCAACTCCTGCCACTCTGCAGATCTACAGACAACCTGGCAcag ATGTTGGAGATCAACACAATGCCAGCGGAGACTCGCAG GCTTCAGATGGTGCTCAGAGGAAGCAGAGCACCTACGCCCCGCCCACCATGAAAG AGCTTCAACTGGGGGTGGAGCAACACCTGCTCGGGGCGGGGCTCTGTGAGACAGATGGCCAGCTGAGCCCAATCACGGCACAGCTCTATGCCAACGCCACCCTGTGGGACAATCACAATGGGCCAGAGGAAACCAATGGGAATGAGGCCAGTCTGCTGTTAGCCAATCAGGAGAGAGGAGTGGCAGAGAGCAACAGTTCAGGGG AATTGTCATGTGACCACAAAAAGGAAGCATCCAGTCCGGACTCCGTCTCCCGATAG
- the plekha3 gene encoding pleckstrin homology domain-containing family A member 3, whose protein sequence is MEGILYKWTNYMTGWQPRWFVLENGVISYYDNEDDVGKGSKGSIKMSVCDIKVHPTDPTRLELIIPGEQHFYVRAVNAAERQRWLVALGSSKAGTLDSHKHKGPDCLKTKMSELRLYCDLLVQQVQTIQSQHSDDTEAAPTSEASLLSATCATFIRTLEECMTLANQSLTPDLRPPERMKRSISHPGTYSFDRSGVLKEYLSGGQRSTQRRNRTCSDSSVYDTERVLSSLNGDSSSIPEERGGNVSPKTTPTDTDTDLSI, encoded by the exons ATGGAGGGGATCCTGTACAAATGGACGAACTACATGACAG GCTGGCAGCCGCGCTGGTTCGTCTTAGAGAACGGAGTTATCTCTTACTACGACAACGAGGACGACGTCGGTAAAGGAAGCAAAGGATCCATCAAGATGTCCGTGTGTGACATTAAAG TTCATCCGACAGATCCCACGCGTCTAGAGTTGATAATCCCCGGTGAGCAGCATTTCTACGTCCGAGCTGTGAACGccgcagagagacagaggtggcTGGTGGCTTTAGGCTCGTCCAAAGCTGGAACTCTGGacagccacaaacacaaag GTCCTGACTGTCTGAAGACGAAGATGTCTGAACTTCGTCTGTACTGTGACCTCCTAGTGCAGCAGGTCCAAACCATCCAATCACAGCACAGTGACGACACAGAGGCGGCGCCCACCTCAGAG gCCTCTCTGCTCAGTGCAACCTGTGCAACGTTCATCAGGACTTTAGAGGAGTGTATGACCCTGGCCAACCAGAGTTTAACACCCGACCTCCGACCTCCTGAAAGG ATGAAGAGGTCAATCAGTCACCCTGGAACATACAGCTTCGACAG GTCAGGGGTGCTAAAGGAGTACTTGAGTGGAGGTCAAAGATCAACTCAGCGCAGGAACCGGACATGCTCCGACAGCTCTGTTTATGACACTGAAC GTGTGCTTTCCAGTCTCAACGGCGACTCGTCCTCCATTCCTGAAGAGAGAGGCGGCAACGTGAGCCCAAAGACCACACCcactgacacagacactgacCTGTCCATCTGA